DNA sequence from the Leptospirillum ferrooxidans C2-3 genome:
TCCCCTCCGAATTCCAGCAAGGTGCATCGCCAGTCCGACAGGATCTCGCCGAAGGCGCTCTGTAAATATTCCAGAAGATCCGGAGAGAGCACCTTGCGCCGATACTTTGTCACAAAGACAATGTGTAGCTTAAGAGAATAAACGGCATGAGAGCTTGATCTGTTCAGTTGAATATTCATGTTGCCAAGAGTAACATGCTCTCATGCAGACCGGCAAGCGCTTCCGTGCGTATCCCACTCCCGCCCAAGAAAAGATCTTGCTTCAATGGATCGGACACCAGCGGTTCATTTACAACGCCAAGGTGTCCGAAGACCGGTATTACCGGGCCTTCGCCAAAAAAGCGGTCTCTCTTTCGGGAACGCCCGTTCCCGTCGACCAGGAGTACGCCCGGTTCATCGGACCGGAGACCTCCTGGCTCCGGGAGGTTCCCTCCCCGATCCTCCGCAACGGGGCAGTCCGGTGGAAACAAGCCTACGCCCGCTTCTTTTCCGGCCTGGCCCGGCGGCCCACGTTCAAGGGGAAGGACGGACGGCAGTCGGTCTGGATCACCTCCGAACTGTTCTCCTTCCGGACCAACGATGAAACGCAATGCGGAGAACTGATTCTGGGAACAAAGAAATTCCCGCTCGGGGTTCTGTCCTTCAAGGCCCAGACCCCGTATTCCCGTCCCGCCTCGCTTCACGTCTCGGTCGAGGCGGGGAAGTGGTTCATCTCCTTCTCCTCGGAGGATGGACTCCCGGAACCGAAGGAGGAGGACACGGTCTCCTGGCTCCGGATGTTTTCGGAAGAAGAGCTTGAGGGCAAAACCCTGGGCTTCGACCGGGGCGTGACGATTCCGGTGATGGCCAGCTCCGGCCGGAGAATCGACTTTTCCGACATCCAGAAGGCCCGGATGGAGAAAAAGGAACGGACACGGAAACGCTGGCAACGAAAACTCGCCCGGCAACAAAAAGGGTCGCAGAACCGGAAGAGGACGAAACGACGCTTGGCCCGGTCCTTCGAGTATGCCAAGAACGTCCGCAAGGACGTGATCCACAAGGCCACCCGCGACCTTGTGTCCGATCCCGACCGGACCCTTTTCGTTGTTGAGGATCTCAAGGTCAAAAACATGACGAGGAGCCCTGAGCCGAAAAAGGACGAATCCGGACGGAATGTCCGGAACGGAGCCCGCGCCAAGGCCGGACTCAACTGGGCGATCCTGTCGTCCTGCTGGGGTCTGTTCGTGGTGCTCCTGTCCTACAAAGCCCGGAGATCCGGAAAGCTCGTCATCAAGGTCTCTCCTCAATTCAGTTCGCAGGAATGCGCCCGGTGCGGGCACATTCATCCGGACAACCGGCCTTCCCAGGCCGGGTTCGTCTGCCAGCGCTGTGGACTCGCGGACAACGCCGATCTCAACGCCAGCCGTGTCATCGCCAAGAGGGGCATTCGTCTTCTTCTGGAAGGGAAAGTCCCGCAGAAGACGATTCGGCGGTGCGGGATCGGAAAACTCAAAACACTAGGGCCGGAACGGTCCGAAGTCAAAGCCTCCGGAGAGGACGATAAGACGCGAAGGACCAAACGCCTTCGCGCATCCTCGGCGAAAGAGGAACTTCCGCTCGCGAGATCGGAAACCCCTCCTACAGCGCAAAGCGCTTAGGAGCGGGAGAGTTCATGATCTGTCAATGGCCCAATGGACCGCCATTCCTGTTGACTCTGATGCCCTTTACCTCGGAACCAGGATACAGAAAATCACGATTTCCGCTCTGGTGAGACATATGCTGCACACCGAACGTTTCTGGATCGGTGCGATTGATGCCTTGCCTCCGGGTGCAACACTTCCCCTGCCGGGAAGGGCCTCCGACCTGGAGAACGTCTCCGACGGGAAAACTCTGGTTTTGAGCTACAGAAAAAGTTTTTCGGAAAATCTGCAGCGCCTTCAGAATCTGTCATCGGAAACTCTCGGCAAAGAGATTGTTTTTGTGGACCGGAAATATACGGTTATGGGATTTCTCTGGTCTATTCTTGGACATCATGCCTATCATCTGGGTCAGATCGATTTGGTAATGCGCCAGCAAGGGATGCAAGCCCCGGAGTATATGGAATGGCCTGAAAAAGGAAAGGTGCTGGGATGAGTGACGACGATATCAGAAACCGGTATAGGGATCTTCTGGGTTTTGTTCCTGAAAATATTGAAAAA
Encoded proteins:
- a CDS encoding RNA-guided endonuclease InsQ/TnpB family protein — its product is MQTGKRFRAYPTPAQEKILLQWIGHQRFIYNAKVSEDRYYRAFAKKAVSLSGTPVPVDQEYARFIGPETSWLREVPSPILRNGAVRWKQAYARFFSGLARRPTFKGKDGRQSVWITSELFSFRTNDETQCGELILGTKKFPLGVLSFKAQTPYSRPASLHVSVEAGKWFISFSSEDGLPEPKEEDTVSWLRMFSEEELEGKTLGFDRGVTIPVMASSGRRIDFSDIQKARMEKKERTRKRWQRKLARQQKGSQNRKRTKRRLARSFEYAKNVRKDVIHKATRDLVSDPDRTLFVVEDLKVKNMTRSPEPKKDESGRNVRNGARAKAGLNWAILSSCWGLFVVLLSYKARRSGKLVIKVSPQFSSQECARCGHIHPDNRPSQAGFVCQRCGLADNADLNASRVIAKRGIRLLLEGKVPQKTIRRCGIGKLKTLGPERSEVKASGEDDKTRRTKRLRASSAKEELPLARSETPPTAQSA
- a CDS encoding DinB family protein, translated to MRREGPNAFAHPRRKRNFRSRDRKPLLQRKALRSGRVHDLSMAQWTAIPVDSDALYLGTRIQKITISALVRHMLHTERFWIGAIDALPPGATLPLPGRASDLENVSDGKTLVLSYRKSFSENLQRLQNLSSETLGKEIVFVDRKYTVMGFLWSILGHHAYHLGQIDLVMRQQGMQAPEYMEWPEKGKVLG